The region ACATTGCGGTATCTCCAGACAATGAATATTTATATGCAGTTTCTCATATTGAAAATAAGTTATATGTGATAAAAGATAAGGAAGTTTATCAGGAACTAGATACCAAAAAATATCCTATAGATGTTGAAGCACCAGATAATAATATTGTGTTAGTACTTTGCACCGATTCTGAGGAATTAATGGTTATAAGACGTTTTGAATAAGTTTCTTGGTGTCAAAAACTGTTTTTTCAATCTTTTCTTTGTATATTGATGAAAGATTTTTAAAGTCGTATTTTGAATAAACACAATCATAATAACAAAAAGGTATCTCGAAAGTATTCTTATAAAAAAACGAATAATCATCCTTAATATTTTTTATTACTCTACGATTTTTAACGTTATTAAAAGTTATCGTTCTGGCTTCAAAGAAAATACCGGCTAACGAGCTATGTAATCTATCTGAAATTACTATTTTTGATTGAGAAATTTCTTCTGTTATCTTTTGTGGATCCTGAATAGGTAGATCAGCTTTTATTTTGGTTTTTGTTCTGATCTTTTCAACCAAATCATAATTTTTAATTACATCTTGATTTGCGTTTATAGCAAGTGTCGAAAGTGTATAATTACTGAACGTTGATAAAAAATCTGTCAAAAGATCTAAGTCGTGATCTTCTTTTAAGCAAATAGATATTTTGTTGGTTTTTTTGTAATCCATATCAAAAAAAACGTATGGACCAAGATCAACCCCAAGATTGATATTATTATTATATTTTTTTGCGAATTCGTAAGAAGTCCTATCTCTAAGGATTCCGTATAGATTTGGGTAATTGAGGATTTTCTTTAATTTTTTTAAACCTCTATTTTTTTTGAACGAGCCGAATCCTTGGGATAAAAGCAATATTTTTTTATTTTCTTTGGCTGCTATGTTTGCAATGTAAGAATAGTAAAAAAGGCTTCTATAAGAAGTCTCTGACTGAAATAAATTTCCACCACCATAAATTATCAAATCTGAGCTTTTAATAGATTTTTTTAGTTCATAAAAGTTAAATCTGGGGACAACCTGAATATTAAAGTAATGATTACTTTTAAATTCTATTTCATTTTCTAACGGTAAGATAATTGTGCCATCAAATTTTAATTCATTTAATATTTTTAAAAAGCTATTAAGTAAAAGGTCGTCACCATAATTTCCATACCCATAATAACCAATTAACAATATTTTTTTCATATTATAAACTCCTTAACTTATTATATTTAGGAAAAATAAATTATTATATAGAATAATATATCAGAGATGGAACACTTAAAATCAATTTTGTGAAAGGATGTTATAGAATGTTTGATGATATTAATTTTAACCTTATTCCCAAAACTCTAAATGCCTTGTCATTAAGACACACAGTGATTTCACAGAATATATCCAATTATAACACTCCTGGTTATAAAAGAAAGTACGTAGATTTTGAAAGTGAATTACAAAAATGCATTAGCGAAAACAACGTTCTTAATTTAAAGACAAACAATACTAAACATATTAATAATACATCATCTTTAGAAATAATTCAAGCTACTATAAAAGAAGATGATTCTAAATCTTTAAGAGACGATGATAATAACGTTGATCCCGATAAAGAATTCGTTTCTATGATTGAAAATACTTTCAAATACAACACCCTGTCTAGAATGATGACTTATGCAATTCAACGATACGATACTGCTATAAGAGGTGGAAAATAATGGATGGTTTATTTCAGGTATTTGATATCGCATCAACTGGTATGGCAGCAGAGAGATTCAGATTGAATGTAATTTCTCAAAATTTAGCAAATTCTGATGCAACTAGAACCGAAGAAGGTGGTCCATATAGAAGAAAAGCAGTTGTTTTTCAAGAAGCAGTAAATAAGAGTTTAAAAGGCGGAGAAGAGTTTGCGGGGGTTAAGATTGTGTCAATAGAAGATGATCCATCTCCTTTTAGACTGGTTTATGATCCCACTCATCCTGATGCGAATGAGGAAGGTTATGTTAGTTATCCAAATGTTAATGTGTTGAGGGAAATGGTCGATATGATTTCTGCACAAAGGGCTTACGAAATGAACGCAGCAGTTGTAAATTCTGCCAAAAGTATGTACAATGCGGCGTTAAATATTGGTAGATAGGAGGTTAAAAATTATGGTTGATGGAATTAATAATATAAAAGGTATAGGAACTGAAAATATTAATATTGAAAAGCAGAAACAAGAAACCAAGAAATTAGATTTTTCTGAAATGTTAAAAGAGGCTGTTGAAGAAGTGAATTCCTTACAAAAAAATGCTGATAAGGTAGCTGCAGATTATGCTTCGGGCAACATTACAGACATATCTCAAGTAGTTATATCTGCGGAAAAAGCGTCTCTTTCCTTAAAACTTACTGTGGAAGTAACAAATAGGATAGTTGAAGCCTATAAGGAAATAATGCGAATGCAGATATAATTACAATATTCCATT is a window of Defluviitoga tunisiensis DNA encoding:
- the fliE gene encoding flagellar hook-basal body complex protein FliE — protein: MVDGINNIKGIGTENINIEKQKQETKKLDFSEMLKEAVEEVNSLQKNADKVAADYASGNITDISQVVISAEKASLSLKLTVEVTNRIVEAYKEIMRMQI
- the flgB gene encoding flagellar basal body rod protein FlgB, encoding MFDDINFNLIPKTLNALSLRHTVISQNISNYNTPGYKRKYVDFESELQKCISENNVLNLKTNNTKHINNTSSLEIIQATIKEDDSKSLRDDDNNVDPDKEFVSMIENTFKYNTLSRMMTYAIQRYDTAIRGGK
- a CDS encoding polysaccharide pyruvyl transferase family protein; the protein is MKKILLIGYYGYGNYGDDLLLNSFLKILNELKFDGTIILPLENEIEFKSNHYFNIQVVPRFNFYELKKSIKSSDLIIYGGGNLFQSETSYRSLFYYSYIANIAAKENKKILLLSQGFGSFKKNRGLKKLKKILNYPNLYGILRDRTSYEFAKKYNNNINLGVDLGPYVFFDMDYKKTNKISICLKEDHDLDLLTDFLSTFSNYTLSTLAINANQDVIKNYDLVEKIRTKTKIKADLPIQDPQKITEEISQSKIVISDRLHSSLAGIFFEARTITFNNVKNRRVIKNIKDDYSFFYKNTFEIPFCYYDCVYSKYDFKNLSSIYKEKIEKTVFDTKKLIQNVL
- the flgC gene encoding flagellar basal body rod protein FlgC — encoded protein: MDGLFQVFDIASTGMAAERFRLNVISQNLANSDATRTEEGGPYRRKAVVFQEAVNKSLKGGEEFAGVKIVSIEDDPSPFRLVYDPTHPDANEEGYVSYPNVNVLREMVDMISAQRAYEMNAAVVNSAKSMYNAALNIGR